In Comamonas sp. lk, the following proteins share a genomic window:
- a CDS encoding DUF2799 domain-containing protein, translating into MGVGTITPMQARSCFSRAVVVAASAMLWGCSTMDAQECRDTDWAYLGQLDAMEGKQDLKTRAQRHFRTCKDQGVQMDARAYQQGWMRGLRDFCTPQSGKAYAEQGLRFQPGYCPAQLEAAFLDGYSPARERYDAQQSALELERRIEAKKKELREARNAKNSAGHIAYVQKDLRDLQLELVQLKLRLAQ; encoded by the coding sequence ATGGGCGTTGGTACCATCACGCCCATGCAAGCGAGATCATGTTTTTCACGGGCCGTGGTGGTGGCCGCCTCGGCCATGCTGTGGGGCTGCAGCACCATGGATGCGCAGGAATGCCGGGATACGGACTGGGCCTATCTGGGGCAGCTGGATGCCATGGAAGGCAAACAGGATCTGAAAACCCGCGCCCAACGCCATTTCAGAACCTGCAAGGACCAGGGCGTGCAGATGGATGCGCGCGCTTATCAGCAAGGCTGGATGCGCGGCTTGCGGGACTTTTGCACCCCGCAAAGCGGCAAGGCCTATGCGGAGCAAGGCCTGCGCTTTCAGCCCGGCTATTGCCCGGCGCAGCTGGAGGCGGCATTTTTGGACGGTTACAGTCCTGCGCGTGAGCGCTACGATGCCCAGCAGTCCGCGCTGGAGCTGGAACGGCGCATAGAGGCCAAGAAAAAAGAGTTGCGCGAGGCGCGCAACGCCAAGAACAGCGCTGGCCATATTGCCTATGTGCAAAAGGACTTGCGCGATTTGCAGCTGGAGCTGGTGCAGCTCAAACTCAGGCTGGCGCAGTAG
- a CDS encoding YbaK/EbsC family protein yields the protein MCGSELHALPEGVQRVSRFLQDAGHPHAPQMLDGAARTAQEAADQLSILVGQVAKSIIFKRRMDGVAVLVVTSGDKRVDEKKVAALVGPIGRADAEFVKSSTGFSIGGVSPVAHASKVVTLMDMELQRFDTVWAAAGHPFGVFPASPVQLQQLTDAPWSDVVVQA from the coding sequence ATGTGTGGATCAGAACTTCATGCGCTGCCCGAAGGTGTGCAGCGCGTCAGCCGCTTTTTGCAGGATGCCGGTCATCCTCATGCGCCGCAGATGCTCGACGGAGCGGCGCGTACCGCGCAAGAGGCGGCCGACCAGCTCAGCATTCTGGTGGGGCAGGTGGCCAAGAGCATCATTTTCAAGCGCCGCATGGATGGCGTGGCCGTGCTGGTCGTGACTTCGGGCGACAAGCGCGTGGATGAGAAAAAAGTGGCCGCCCTGGTCGGACCGATTGGCCGTGCCGATGCCGAGTTTGTCAAAAGCAGCACCGGCTTTTCGATTGGTGGCGTGAGCCCTGTGGCGCACGCCAGCAAGGTGGTGACTCTGATGGATATGGAGTTGCAGCGCTTTGATACGGTGTGGGCCGCAGCCGGTCACCCTTTTGGTGTTTTTCCCGCGTCGCCGGTGCAGCTGCAGCAGCTGACGGACGCTCCCTGGTCGGATGTGGTGGTACAGGCATGA
- a CDS encoding DUF1289 domain-containing protein yields the protein MSTEILQEQQAQQLVQLANKAEVALVWAEADQPVASPCINVCRMTQDRSHCQGCFRTIDEIRAWSKGDNELRLQTWSTLLQRAGLKDPREAQI from the coding sequence ATGAGTACAGAAATTCTTCAAGAACAGCAAGCGCAACAACTGGTGCAACTGGCCAACAAGGCCGAGGTGGCGCTGGTCTGGGCCGAGGCCGATCAACCCGTGGCCTCGCCCTGTATTAATGTCTGCCGTATGACGCAAGACCGCAGCCACTGCCAGGGCTGCTTCAGAACGATTGACGAAATTCGAGCCTGGTCCAAGGGCGATAACGAGCTGCGCCTGCAGACCTGGAGCACGCTGTTGCAGCGTGCCGGCCTGAAGGACCCGCGGGAAGCACAGATCTAA
- a CDS encoding 2-hydroxychromene-2-carboxylate isomerase — protein MKHIRFYLDFVSPYAWLALQQMPKALQGLSYHVEYRPVLLGALLQNNSNPGPAGIPAKRAWTYRHVSWLGHSLGVELQMPAQHPFKPIALLRLALAHGRDGCINRFVAQSVMQHVWVGGQDANDLQRMQQLRTLLQDQKHHNEGGDEVKQCLRANTDQAQQAGVFGVPAWEVDGHVFWGLDALPMLRSYLQGDSWFDGHWQAEAEVESGLS, from the coding sequence ATGAAACACATCAGGTTCTATCTGGATTTTGTCTCGCCCTATGCCTGGCTGGCCTTGCAGCAAATGCCCAAGGCCTTGCAGGGCCTGAGCTATCACGTGGAATACCGCCCGGTGCTGCTGGGGGCCTTGCTGCAGAACAACAGCAACCCCGGCCCGGCCGGCATACCGGCCAAGCGCGCCTGGACTTACCGACATGTGAGCTGGCTGGGCCATTCCCTGGGCGTGGAGTTGCAGATGCCGGCCCAGCATCCGTTCAAGCCGATTGCCTTGCTGCGGCTGGCGCTGGCCCATGGGCGCGATGGCTGCATCAACCGCTTTGTGGCCCAGTCCGTGATGCAGCATGTCTGGGTGGGCGGCCAAGATGCCAATGATCTCCAGCGCATGCAACAGTTGCGAACCCTGCTACAGGATCAGAAGCATCACAACGAGGGCGGTGACGAGGTCAAGCAGTGCTTGCGTGCCAATACCGATCAGGCGCAGCAGGCCGGCGTGTTCGGCGTGCCGGCCTGGGAGGTCGACGGTCATGTCTTCTGGGGGCTGGATGCCCTGCCCATGCTGCGCAGCTATCTGCAAGGCGACAGCTGGTTTGATGGGCATTGGCAGGCGGAGGCCGAAGTGGAATCCGGCCTGAGCTAA
- a CDS encoding NADH:flavin oxidoreductase/NADH oxidase translates to MSALFTPFTLKSLTLRNRIAIPPMCQYSAVDGLSNDWHQVHYASMARGGAGLVIVEATGVSPEGRISPDCTGLWNDGQIEGMSRIAAGIKAAGAVPGIQIGHAGRKASANNPWEGDDHIAEGDARGWQPIAPSAIAFGGGLPRVPRAMTLEDIARVQADFVAAARRALEAGFEWLELHFAHGYLAQSFFSAHSNQRSDAYGGSYDNRARFLLETVAAVRQVWPEHLPLTARFGVIEYDGRDEQTLEESIAVTRQMRERGLDLLNVSVNFVIPDVKIPWGTPAFLAPIAQRVSREAGLPVASSWGMDDARIAERVVADGQIDLVMIGRAHLANPHYVYQLAQTLSTERPDWTLPAPYAHWLERYRGAGKLAAAQ, encoded by the coding sequence ATGTCCGCACTCTTTACTCCTTTCACTCTCAAAAGCCTGACCCTGCGCAACCGCATCGCCATCCCGCCCATGTGCCAGTACAGCGCCGTCGACGGCCTCAGCAATGACTGGCATCAGGTTCACTACGCATCCATGGCGCGCGGCGGTGCCGGACTGGTGATCGTCGAAGCCACCGGCGTCTCGCCCGAAGGCCGCATTTCGCCGGACTGCACCGGGCTGTGGAACGACGGCCAGATCGAAGGCATGTCCCGCATTGCCGCCGGCATCAAGGCCGCAGGCGCCGTGCCCGGCATCCAGATCGGCCATGCCGGACGCAAGGCCAGCGCCAACAATCCCTGGGAAGGCGACGATCACATTGCCGAAGGGGATGCGCGTGGCTGGCAGCCCATCGCGCCATCGGCCATTGCTTTTGGCGGCGGACTGCCGCGCGTGCCGCGCGCCATGACGCTGGAAGATATCGCCCGCGTGCAGGCCGACTTTGTAGCCGCAGCCCGTCGTGCGCTGGAGGCAGGCTTTGAATGGCTGGAGTTGCACTTTGCCCACGGCTATCTGGCGCAGAGCTTTTTCTCCGCTCACAGCAACCAGCGCAGCGATGCCTATGGCGGCAGCTATGACAACCGCGCCCGCTTTCTGCTGGAAACCGTGGCTGCCGTACGCCAAGTCTGGCCCGAACACCTGCCGCTGACGGCACGTTTCGGCGTCATCGAGTACGACGGCCGCGACGAGCAAACCCTGGAAGAATCCATCGCCGTCACCCGACAGATGCGCGAGCGCGGCCTGGACCTGCTCAACGTCAGCGTCAACTTCGTGATTCCCGATGTGAAGATTCCCTGGGGCACACCCGCTTTCCTGGCCCCCATCGCCCAGCGCGTGAGCCGCGAGGCCGGCCTGCCCGTGGCATCGAGCTGGGGCATGGATGATGCCCGCATTGCCGAGCGCGTGGTGGCCGACGGCCAGATCGATCTGGTCATGATAGGCCGCGCCCATCTGGCCAACCCGCATTACGTCTATCAGCTGGCCCAGACCCTGAGCACCGAGCGCCCCGACTGGACGCTGCCCGCCCCCTACGCCCACTGGCTGGAGCGCTATCGCGGCGCAGGCAAGCTGGCGGCCGCGCAGTAA
- a CDS encoding LysR family transcriptional regulator has translation MPSDIKNLDLNLLKALDALLDERSVTRAAERLSLTQPAVSGMLTRLRESFGDPLFVRTQRGIAPTLRAQALAGPLKELLCNAEALLRPQAFDPATAKMTLRIAATDYALQAVVLPFLAVLRQRAPGLCVAVVPAQHLPLHERLERGDIDLALITPENTAPDLHARRLFDEHYVCVMRADHPDARRRSLSLARFCALDHALVSYGGGSFRGVTDEALERLGRQRRVAVSVTSFLVLPEILRSSDLIAVVPRRLVRPDSGLVVLEPPLEIPGFTKTAAWHERTHRSPGHQWARELLFELAQADALAAL, from the coding sequence GTGCCGTCTGATATCAAGAATCTGGACCTGAACCTGCTCAAAGCGCTTGACGCGCTGCTGGACGAGCGCAGCGTGACGCGCGCTGCCGAGCGTTTGTCGCTGACCCAGCCTGCGGTCAGCGGCATGTTGACGCGGCTGCGTGAGAGCTTCGGCGATCCGCTGTTTGTGCGCACGCAGCGCGGCATCGCCCCCACCTTGCGCGCCCAGGCGCTGGCCGGGCCGCTCAAGGAGCTGTTGTGCAATGCCGAGGCGCTGCTGCGCCCCCAGGCTTTTGATCCGGCCACGGCAAAGATGACGCTGCGCATCGCTGCCACCGATTACGCGTTGCAGGCCGTGGTGCTGCCGTTTCTGGCCGTGCTGCGTCAGCGTGCGCCCGGTCTGTGCGTGGCTGTGGTGCCGGCCCAGCATCTGCCGCTGCACGAGCGGCTGGAGCGCGGCGATATCGATCTGGCGCTGATCACGCCGGAGAACACCGCGCCGGATCTGCACGCACGCCGTCTGTTCGATGAGCACTATGTCTGCGTGATGCGGGCCGATCATCCCGATGCACGCAGGCGCAGCTTGTCGCTGGCGCGCTTTTGCGCCCTGGACCATGCCCTGGTTTCCTATGGCGGCGGCAGCTTTCGCGGCGTGACGGATGAGGCGCTGGAGCGCCTGGGGCGGCAGCGGCGCGTGGCGGTGTCGGTCACCAGCTTTCTGGTGTTGCCCGAGATACTGCGCAGCAGCGATCTGATTGCCGTCGTGCCGCGGCGTCTGGTCAGGCCGGATTCGGGTCTGGTGGTGCTGGAGCCGCCGTTGGAGATCCCCGGCTTCACCAAGACGGCGGCCTGGCATGAGCGCACCCATCGCTCGCCAGGCCACCAGTGGGCGCGGGAGCTGCTGTTCGAGTTGGCGCAGGCCGACGCGCTGGCCGCGCTATGA
- a CDS encoding cation acetate symporter, producing the protein MKQRTFNQCLAAALAICAVAPVMAAGGDVGVAAKQATNWTAIILFTSFVVATLWITKWAAGRTKSAADFYTAGGGITGFQNGLAIAGDYMSAASFLGISASVMASGYDGLIYSIGFLVGWPILTFLLAERLRNLGRFTFADVAGYRFEQKPFRIFASCGTLVVVAFYLIAQMVGAGQLIKLLFGLDYWIAVVLVGGLMMVYVLFGGMTATTWVQIIKACLLLAGVTFMGFMVLSKYGFSPEALFADGVRVRTQIAANGGAEPALAEKLGLAIMGPGGFIKDPISAISFGMALMFGTLGLPHILMRFFTVPDAKEARKSVFWATTWIGYFYVLIFIIGFGAITLVLTNPEMADTAKGIIHGGAGTANMAAVLVAKSVGGDVFYGFISAVAFATILAVVAGLTLSGASAVSHDLYATVIKKGKADSASELRVSRITTLCLGFVAVMLGIVFEKQNIAFMVSLAFAVAASANFPPLLLSVLWKDCTTKGAVIGGFLGLVSSVGLTIVSPSVWEGTLGNPAGSAWFPYASPALFSMAIGFGGVWLFSVLDKSGQAAKERAAFAAQQVRSETGLGAAGASGH; encoded by the coding sequence ATGAAGCAGCGCACATTCAATCAATGCCTGGCCGCGGCACTGGCGATCTGCGCCGTCGCTCCGGTGATGGCCGCCGGTGGCGACGTGGGCGTAGCCGCCAAACAGGCCACCAACTGGACGGCCATCATCCTGTTCACCAGCTTTGTGGTGGCCACACTCTGGATCACCAAATGGGCGGCCGGCCGCACCAAGTCGGCCGCAGATTTCTATACCGCAGGTGGCGGCATCACCGGCTTTCAAAACGGTCTGGCGATTGCGGGCGACTACATGTCTGCCGCCTCGTTCCTGGGCATTTCCGCCTCCGTCATGGCCAGCGGCTATGACGGTCTGATCTACTCCATCGGTTTTCTGGTCGGCTGGCCCATCCTGACCTTCCTGCTGGCCGAGCGCCTGCGCAATCTGGGCCGTTTCACTTTTGCCGACGTGGCCGGCTACCGTTTCGAGCAAAAGCCGTTCCGGATTTTTGCCTCCTGCGGCACGCTGGTGGTGGTGGCCTTTTATCTGATTGCCCAGATGGTGGGTGCCGGTCAGCTGATCAAGCTGCTGTTCGGCCTGGATTACTGGATTGCCGTGGTGCTGGTCGGCGGCCTGATGATGGTTTACGTGCTGTTTGGCGGCATGACGGCCACCACCTGGGTGCAGATCATCAAGGCCTGTCTGCTGCTGGCAGGCGTCACCTTCATGGGCTTCATGGTCTTGTCCAAGTACGGCTTCAGCCCCGAAGCCCTGTTTGCCGATGGCGTGCGCGTTCGCACCCAGATCGCAGCCAACGGCGGCGCCGAGCCGGCACTGGCTGAAAAGCTAGGCCTGGCCATCATGGGCCCTGGTGGCTTCATCAAGGACCCCATCTCCGCCATCAGCTTCGGCATGGCGCTGATGTTCGGCACGCTGGGCCTGCCCCACATCCTGATGCGCTTCTTCACGGTGCCTGACGCCAAGGAAGCGCGTAAAAGCGTGTTCTGGGCCACGACCTGGATCGGCTACTTTTATGTGCTGATCTTCATCATCGGCTTTGGCGCCATCACCCTGGTGCTGACCAATCCTGAAATGGCCGATACCGCCAAGGGCATCATTCATGGCGGTGCGGGCACGGCCAATATGGCGGCCGTGCTGGTGGCCAAGAGCGTGGGCGGCGATGTGTTCTACGGCTTTATCTCGGCCGTGGCCTTTGCCACCATCCTGGCCGTGGTGGCCGGTCTGACGCTGTCCGGCGCCTCCGCCGTCTCGCACGATCTGTACGCCACCGTCATCAAGAAGGGCAAGGCCGACAGCGCCTCCGAACTGCGGGTCTCGCGCATCACCACGCTGTGCCTGGGCTTTGTCGCCGTGATGCTGGGCATTGTGTTCGAGAAGCAAAACATTGCCTTCATGGTCTCGCTGGCCTTTGCGGTGGCGGCTTCGGCCAACTTCCCGCCCCTGCTGCTGTCCGTGCTGTGGAAAGACTGCACCACCAAGGGAGCCGTGATCGGCGGCTTCCTGGGCCTGGTTTCCTCCGTGGGTCTGACCATTGTGTCGCCCTCGGTTTGGGAAGGCACGCTGGGCAATCCAGCCGGCTCGGCATGGTTCCCATATGCCTCGCCGGCACTGTTCTCCATGGCCATCGGTTTCGGCGGCGTGTGGCTGTTCTCCGTGCTCGACAAGAGCGGACAAGCTGCCAAGGAACGTGCGGCCTTCGCTGCCCAGCAAGTACGCTCCGAAACCGGCCTGGGCGCCGCCGGCGCATCGGGTCACTGA
- a CDS encoding DUF485 domain-containing protein, with product MRDPVIERIQSNPEYQALRKKRNRLGLMLTLLMLAVYYGYIALIAFDKEFLATPLGAGVTTLGIPIGMGVIIFSVLITGLYVRRANGEFDKLTRDILKDAKP from the coding sequence GTGAGAGACCCGGTGATTGAAAGAATCCAGAGCAATCCTGAATATCAGGCTTTGCGCAAAAAACGTAATCGACTGGGTCTGATGCTGACCTTGTTGATGTTGGCCGTCTATTACGGCTATATCGCACTCATTGCCTTTGACAAGGAATTCCTGGCCACGCCCCTGGGTGCTGGTGTCACCACACTCGGTATTCCCATCGGCATGGGCGTCATCATTTTTTCCGTGCTTATCACCGGCCTCTATGTACGTCGCGCCAATGGTGAATTCGACAAGCTGACCCGCGACATCCTCAAGGACGCCAAGCCATGA